The DNA region GTGTGCCCGAGAACAATCTTCCAATTGCTACCGGACCTGCCGCAGGATCCATTGCCATGTTTACAATCATCATTACCGCAGGACCATTGTCATCGCAATTCAGAATTGCTTTGCCAATCTCGGATTCTAAGTCGCCTTTCCAGATTTTTGGAATTCTGTACTTTTGTGCTACGTGTGGTGGCGGGTGGTGCTTTACAACCATTCCAAGGACTGCTTCTGCCAGTGGTGCTTTTTTTGCCAAGTCATCCACGTTTGCTCCGTCCTGGTATGCCGCGTAAATGTCCTTAAACGAAATTCCTTTTTCCTTCATCACATCAATGTTAAAGCCCCATCTATCTTTGGCAGAACCAAATGATACAGAGCCGTCCTGAATTGAGACCTTCCACTTTTCCCTGTATTCAGGTTCTGCATAGGTATCAATTAGTCCGTTAAAAGTAGAAACAATGTTTGCAAGCCATTCTTGCATTTTGTCCGGTGTTAATCTTAATTCTTTGATGAGTCTGTCGATTTTGTTGATGTATAATACTGGTCGCACACGCTCTTCTAATGCTTGTCTAGTTACAGTTTCAGTCTGAGTCATGATTCCTTCTACAGAGTCGGATACCACAACTGCACCATCGATTGCCCTGAGGCTTCTGGTGACACGTCCTGTAAAGTCAATGTGTCCAGGTGTGTCAATCATGTTTACGACATATTCCTGGTTTTGTTTTTCGAAAAGTAGTGTAACGTTTGCCTGCACAATTGTCATCTGACGGTCTTGTTCAAGCTTCATGGAATCCAAGGCTAGTGCACGTCCTGCTGCCTGAGGAGAGATGATTCCTGCATATCCTAGTAGGTTGTCACTCATGGTTGTCTTGCCATGGTCTACGTGAGCAATTACACCAAAGTTGCGGATATTTTCCTTGTTTTTGATGATCTTTAGGATCTGCTCTGTTGCCTTGTACTTCATATTTGATTGAGTTTTTTTCGGAGGTGTATTAAACCTTATTTCTGTCCGATCAGGTTTTCATAGCTAATTGATCATCTCAGAGCTTGCAACTCGGACTTTTTTTGTCTTGCAAAATAACAGTCCGTGATTTTCCTTTTTTGTGTCAATTCCATTGGAATCATCTGTGTGACAATAATGTAAAACAAGACCCGCGTTGATGCATTTCCATTAACTAATGGAGGCTGCAAAGATACTAGTCGTTTATCAGGTTCATGGCATAGTCAGCCGCAACAAAAGAATCGGCAGGGTTTGTGACTGAAAAAGACATTACTCACTAGCTTGCAAAAATGGCCTAATTATTATTACCACATCAAAAAGACCAAAAACATGAGGATATCCGTGGGCCACACTCCAGACTCGGATGACGCATTCATGTTTTATGGAATGCTCACAGGCAATGTACCGTCAGATGATTTTACAATTCAACATGTCATTGCAGACATTGAAGAGCTAAACAAAAGGGCGCTAAATGACGAGCTTGACGTCACGGCAGTGTCTGTCCATGCCTGTGCATATTTGCCAAACCACACAATTCTGCGAAGTGGCGGAAGCTTTGGAATTGGTTATGGGCCAATAGTCATTGCAAAAAACGACATGCCGCAAGATAAACTCGCCAAGTCAAAGATTGCCATTCCCGGAAAAATGACATCAGCTTTTTTGCTATTACAGCTAATGATTGGAAAATTCGACTTTGTAGAGATGAAATTCAGCGATATTCCGGCAGCAGTTCTAGACGGAACTGTTGATGCAGGCCTGGTAATTCACGAGACCCAGCTGTCGTATGAATCAGAAAAACTGACTAAAATTCTAGATGTCGGAAAATGGTGGGATCAGTCTACGCACTTGCCAGTCCCATTGGGCACCAATGTGATGAGTAATCGGTTTGACAGAAAAACCATCCAAAAATTTGACAAGTACCTGCATGATTCCATTGTATATGGCCTAGAGCACCAAAAAGAAGCACTAGAATATTCCATGCAGTATAGCAGAGGCAAGCCAGAAGGCCTAATTGAAAAATTTGTCAGAATGTACGTAAACGATGTCACTGTTGACATGGGAAAAGAGGGCGAGCAGTCAATTAAGACGTTTTTTGAGATGGCGGCAAAGAAGAATCTTATTCCAAAATTCAAAATACAATTAAGTTGAGATAGGAGGAAGCGGAACACGGCGATTCAAAAAATAATCGCTTACTTGAAACATCAATACCACCATTGTGATGAGGACAAGATTGTGTTTGCTTCGTATACTATATGCCAAATTTAATACATAAAGATGATTGGTGAGCAACTAGACATTTGTTCAAATAAGACGGCTTATCTTTACATTCGTTCAGATCGGATATTGTATCATCTTGGTTTTTTGTACAGGTGTATAGTGGTACGATTTGTATAATAATGATGTATGTGTATTGACATCATGGTACTAGTAGACAAAAAAATACTTGGGGGCGGACTCGCAATGCTAATTGTCGGTTTAGTCTTGCTTTCCTATCTGAATTCTAATGTACCCATTGGCAAGGCCGGCATGACAGAAGAGCAGGTCTTTGATTTGATGAACAGAGAAAGAACACATGAGGAATATTCGACTTTGGCCGCAATACTGGCAGGGCTAGGCTTTTTGTTTGTAATGATAAGTTTTGGGGCAAGAAGAAAGAAAGGCGGCGCAAAGACAATAGAAAAAAAGCCCCCAGAGGCATCCTAAAGATTTTAACCAAAATCTACACATACACCATAATTGGTCACAGCAGAAATCAGCCTTTATCCAGTAGGCACGGATTCACCCAGCCTTAGCTTTTACATAGCAAGGGCAATCGAGTCAATTGGCACTAAAATTAAACACCAAACCACGCCAATGGGCACAATACTGGAATCAGACGACATTCAGGATATCTTTGATGCAACAAAATCAATGACGGAGATAATCCACAGATTAGGAGTAAAGCGAGTCGAAGTAATCCTCAAGATTGATTCCAGGACAGACAAAAAACAAACAGCAGATGATAAAATGAAATCCTTGGACAGGTACCTAAAAGGTGCGTAATACCTTGAAGAATGTGTTTCGCTGGGCAGGCGAGCGTCCTATTTCCTTTACCATGGTTGCAAGCTCCATTACAGATGAATGTGTAGGCTTGCCGGCTGCACGGTAAATCTCTTCAGAGAATGCAGTTCCAACCAGATCACTTCCACCATTGGACAGTGCTACTTGGGCCAACTTCTTGCCCAACGCGACCCAATATACCGAGATGTTGTTTAGATGGCCTGCAAGCATCAGTCTAGATAGTGAGATTATTTTCAGATCATAAATTGCTGATGACTCGTGATTAACTTGGTGTTTTTGTTCCAGCTCGGTGTTGTCCAGACTGAACTTTAGCGGAATAAACGTGATAAATCCGCCCGTCTTTTTTTGGAGCTCACGCACCTTGATGAGGTGATCAATTATGTGCTCTGGCTTTTCAATGTGACCGTACAGCATCGTGACATTGCTTTTGATTCCAAGGTTGTGAGCTTGCTCTATAGTGTCAAGCCATTCTTGGCCTGAGCACTTGCCCCTAACAATTTGGTTTCTGATTTCAGGGTGGAATATTTCTGCGCCACCGCCAGGCATGGAATCAAGGCCTGCAGACTTGAGGCGTGATAGTATTTCCTTGACTGATGTCTTGGTAAGCTTTGATAGGAAGAATATCTCGGCTGCAGTAAACGCCTTGATGGTAAGGTCTGGGTGGTTCTTTTTGATTATTCTCATCATGTTTTCGTAATAGTCTAACTGCAAGCTTGGATGGAATCCGCCTACAATGTGAACCTCGGTTGCACCCAAGGATTTTGCCGCGGCGATTCGCGCCTCTATTTGCTGAGGAGTTAACGTATACGCATCAGATTCGTCTCCCTTGCGATAAAATGCACACATTTGACAGCTGGCAGCACAAAGATTTGTGTAATTCATGTAGTACGATGCAGCAAATGTAATGGTATTGCCGACTAGTTTTTTTCTAACCAAGTCAGCTGTTGCTCCCACTACAAACTGGTTATCAGAATTTATCAGTTCCAGCCCATCATTGTATGATAGTTCTTCTCCTGCAAGTGCTCTATCTATTGCCTTTGAATCAACAATAATGTCGCGCAGCATTTGCTAGCTATTCCCTGATTTGTAAATATAAAACAAACGTATCAAAATAGACAAATTTTTGGGCAGCATGTTTGTGAGGGTGATGAATCGAGTCTTACTTTTGCTTTTTTGATTTGAATCTTTTTTCAGCGTGGTTATTATTTTTTGGCTGTCTGTGATGCCTTTTCCGCCTTTATCTTTGCCTGCTTGAGTTCATAGTTTTTCTGTTCTGTTTGCTTTTGCTTTTCGTCTAGTTTCTTTTGCTCTTCTTTAAGTGCCTTGATTGCTTCCTTGTTTTTTTTCTCCATCATTTTCTGTATGTTCTTTTGATCAATCATGGAGTCCACTTTTGCCTTCTTTGCTGTCTCACCTAGGTCTTGCTTTGCTTTGTCCAGGGATTCCCGTGTGTTACCCTGCTTTTGTTCTGTGATTGTTGCATCGCGTTTTTTCTTTTGCTCGTCGATTTGGGCCTGTGCGTTGTCTTTTATTGCCTTGTATTCATCTAGTTTTTGTTGTCTTTTTTGGAGTAGTTCTTGGCGTTGAGCTTCGCGCATTTCTTCTAGTTCTTTTCGCTTTGCGTCGAGGTCTTTTTGATTTTGCTTAAGTTTTTCTAGTATTTCCTTATTCTTTATTTGATTTTCCTTTAGTTTTATTTGGCGCTGCGTCTCTAGTTTTTTGAGTTTTTCCTCTTGGGCTTTTTCAAATTCTGCTATTTTCTCTGCTGTAGTTTGTTTTTCCTTTGCCGGCGGTGTTGTCTTAGGAGCCGGTGTTGTAGTTGTTTCAGTGCTAGTAGGGTTTGTCTCAGTGGTTTGTGCAAACGACAAGCCTGCTGGTCCAACCAGTGCTGCACTTAGTAGTATTAGTGATGCTAGGATTCCTAGTCTTTGCATACCACAAAACTATTTTTGCTGGTATTTATATTGTGGAATGATTTCTCCCTGATTTGATAATTTACCACTTGAAAAGTTTAGTTAGCCTCAATGCCAAATCATACTATGGTACTTCCACTAACAGATGAATTCAAGCCAAAATGCTACATTTGCAATAACGCATTTGATACAATAGAATTACTTAGAGCGCACCAAAAAGAGCAACACGCTGAATTTGTCAGCTACCATGAAAACCAGAAACGAGAGCCAGTCCCCGGTGACGTAACTGTATTTTAGAAATGTCAGAGGAGCAATTACACGCGGCAGTCAAGCTGTTTTTGGCAAAACAATTCGATGATGCAGTATCATTGTATGATCAGATTCTGCAAAAAAACCCAGACAGCCTAGATGCGATTAACAACAAAGGTTACGCACTTGGCAAGCTCAAAAAATATGCAGATGCAATTGCGTGTTATGACCTAGGCCTAAAACTATACCCAAATGAAAAAACACTGCTTGTAAACAAGATCTCTTCATTGCGCAAAACCAAGTCATATGATGCCGCACTAGAAATTTGTAGGCAAGTTCTCAATTCAAATCCAGACGACAATATTGCCCTATATCACATGGAGAGAATCCTGGCAGCAATTGGAAATTATGCGGAATCCATCCAATGTTGTGATAGGATTTTATCATCATATCCGCAAAACGCAGAGGTCCTCTTTGACAAGGCCGTATCGTTGGCAAAAACACAAAGCTTCCAGATGACAGACATACTGGCACAGGCAATAAGTTCCGACCAGCACCTTAAAGCCAAGGCAAAAAACCACAGCGCGTTTGCCAAATACAGTACAGATCAGGAATTTTTGCGCATCGTCTCTTGATTGGACTTTAGTAGTTTTTCCGCAATCTCTTTGGATATTTGAGCAATGTCATAGTCCTTGTCAATTTGCAGTGCGTTTTTGAAGCAGGTCAGAGCCTCTTTTATTTTTCCCTGCTCGCCAAAAGACATGCCCTTGTAAGCAAGTGCCATTGCGCATTTTTTATCCAAAAACAACGCCCTATCATAGCAGGCTATTGCCTCATCAAATCTTCCAAGGCTATGTAGCGCGGTCCCTTTGTTTAGAACTGCGGTAACGCTGTCAGGGCTGAGCCTAGTTGCCTTCTCAAAGCACTTGAGTGCTTGTTTGAATTTGCCCAGATTTTGTAATGCCACTCCCTTGTCAATTATGGCATCCAGATGATCAGGATCAGAGTCCAGTATCTTGTTGTAAAGCGTTATTGCCTCGGCAAATTCGCCCTCATGGCACAACTCTGACGCCTGATTCAGAATTTTCTCCAAGTTCAATGAAATTACTGATACAACAATGGACATTAGTCTTACTATGGCATCATTGGGATTTGTAGACATTGTTGTGCAAATGTGTCAGTCCAAGCTAATGACAGACTCACCAGTTCAGTTTTATCCAAAACCACCCAAAACACTGCAATGTCCAATCGGTGTGAAAAGTGCAATATCACCTTTTATTCTTCTAACGGGTTGAACGCTCACCTAGAGAGGACGCATAAAATAATTGAGCAAAAGGACAACCGAGTGCTAGATTCGTTTACGTAGCCAATTTATCAGCGCGATGACAGTTGTTCAAAAAAAACTCTTTTATTCTGGCATTTTAAATTGATTTCATAGCCTTTGGTAGTATCTTTGATACTCACTTGGATCTGAAAACAGTCCTAGACAAAAACTAGGATTTTTTCAATCCAAGAACAATTTTGAGACTTTGATAACCTGATAATTCTTGATTAGTGCGGACTTTCATATGATATGTGAATGGAACGTGTTTTGGTTTGAGTCGGCCTACTTTCTGACTTTTAATGCAATGACCTTACTCGTCTTTTTATTAAACAAATGAATTTTGTTCTAGTCTAATAAAATATCATTTAATTTTTAGGAAATAATACAATTATTTTCCGTCCTTGGCACTAATTATAATAAATTACCACTAGAGGGAAAAAAAGTCACTTGATAAATATTAGAAAATACGAGAATGATTATGGACATAATTTGGGGAAATGTAGGTAAAGTTTTGTCAGGTAATATCTTTGAATTGAATGTAACACACAGAAAAAACGGGAATAAAAAAGACTATTCAGAAATTGAGAAAATCAAAGTTATTCAAACTGACATAATGAGCCTTCCTGCGGATCTCAATGAATGTACAATTGAGCAATTAGAACAAAATTTGGGTGGTTCATTTGTAAAATGTGAAATCAAAGACAGAGAAAGTGATGGATCTCTCAAATCAGTTGTTTCGCATTCTGGACAAGGCGGATATTAGATGAATTTGCAATGGAACCCAATAGAAATAGATTACAATGAGATAGGTCAAAATAAAAAAACAATAGAAAAAATCATCACGGGTGAGTCACCTGCATTAATAATTAGAAATTTTTACAATAATGATTCATGTAAAACAATAGCCCAAAGAGTTGAGACAAAAACCTTTGAAAATAATGAAAAAATTAAGAAGATAGGTGTTTCACTTGTATCGTTTATTTCAAGAAAATCAGAGTATTTTGTTCAGGCTGATGCATTAAGAAAAACAATACGCGATCTGTTTTCTGATTTGGAGGATCCTCGAAAAAAAATCCACACGGCGTTACAAGCACTCTTTCCTGAAAAGCAGATTACTATTGCAGTTGAAAACGGCAAAAAATACGCATGTGGGGTAATCAGACTGCACGAATTAGGAGATTTTGCTTCAATACACAGAGATAATGCAAGATTTGAAGCAAGAAGTTTTGGTGTTTCTAAATTTCCTATTCAATTATCTACAGTATTATACATTCAACAATCTAAGAAGGGCGGAGAATTAGTATTGCACAAAAAATCATGGAAAAAATCAGATGAAAAATTTCGTAACATCGATTTTGGTTATTCAAGGGATGTGATTGCAGATTGCACCCAATCTGTCAGAATAAAGCCAAATCAGGGAGATTTGGTAATAATTAATCCAATTTATTATCATGAGATACTTCCTGTGAGAGCAAATAATCGCATAACATTAGGATTGTTTTTGGCTTTTTCTAGACATGGGGACAAAGTTGTAACTTGGTCTTGATAGAAAAATCATCTAGTTTAGTGACAATTGGAGGCAGTAGACTTGGAAAAGTATCAGAAATGCTGAAGATAAAAAAAAGAGGTGCGAATATTGGACAATTTTGAACAAATAATTACAGTCGTGGCAATTGTTTCAGCTGTAGGAATTTTTGTCGGCACTAGAATTTGGTTACTTTTTAGAAAATAACTTATTCAGATTCAACTTCACAAAGATACAGTCGTATCAGTGTGCTAGAACGGATCTAGTTGATTTGTTACTAGCTAGTGTTGGGTTAAATTTTCAAAAAACTAGTGCCAACACAGCCAAAGATGGATTTTTGCTTAATAATTCAGATTAGCTATGTTTGCTGTCAGTGGTGGTTCCTGTTCTTCAACATGTAGGAGAGTCATCTCCCCACTACTGGCTATTTTTTTGCATTAGTTTCACTCAGATTATTGAACAGGTACCTAGAATGAAAGAATTCTAAAAATATCGCCACAACTTGAGATGCCTACAAAAACCATACTCACTGGACTTTATGTTCAAAGAATCCAGGATTAGGCTCTGCTGAACCTCTCACAACTACACTTGCTAACAAGGCAAGACTCGTAGTTTCGCAGATGTTCATGTAACAAGTGCCCACATTTTGCATTGCCGCAAGTCCTTTGCCTGAGCTCTTTTTGCACTACCTTTTGGGCGATCTGGTTTGCTGCCTCCTTAGTGTAGTGCTTACTGTCCAGATAGTACCTAACTACTCTTGCGTACAGCTTGTTAAAGTCAAACTTTTTTTCTAGCACAATATCATATAGTCATGGATGAATTTATTGCCCATCAATCACAAGCTGAATATATTTTTAAAAAAACATGATATCCTTTAATATTTGTAAAGCAATACTGTAGTGTTGATTTTAGATAAAACAGACGTAAAGATTCTCAAAAACCTCCTAGTCGACGCAAGGCTATCTTCACGTCAGCTTGCGCTAAAGCTTGGCATGTCAACTGTAACCATCCTTACTAGAATCAAAAAGATGGAGCAGAAAAAAATTATCAAAGGATACACCGCCATTATAGACCATGAAAAGCTTGGATACGACCTCACCGCCATCATAGAAATATACACAAAAAAAGGCAAGATGGTCGAAATTGAGCAAGACATTGCATCCCTGGAAAACGTCTGCGCCGTCTATGACGTCACAGGCGAATCCGATACCGTCCTTGTTGCCAAGTTCAAAAACAGAGACGACCTAAGTAAATTCGTCAAAACACTATCATCCAAGCCAAACGTGGACAAGACAGTCACTAACATCGTCCTAAATACGGTCAAAGAAGACTTTAGGCTAGTATAGGCAATATTAATAAAATTTTGAGTCAGTCAGAGAAACGATGAGCAAGTTTGTGTTTTTGGCATTAGCGCTTTTGTTAGTACCAGTATTGGGATATGGACAAGTCATAATGGAAAAACCACAGCGAGGATCCGAGGAGATTTCAGAATACTATAATCCAGAAGACGTCAGGCTAGCCATGATTGGAATAGCAATAGCTGTCATAATCCTGTTTTTGTATCTTGCACGAGATATTATTTTGCGCAGAAAATCAGACTATGAAAAAAAAGAGTTTGATTCAAAGAAAAACCGTGACTATGAAAAATACCACTCCGAGTGGAATCGTGACGATGAAGAATATTTTGGAGAGAAAAAATCCAAAGAGGCTCAAGAATTCCGCAGAATGATGCAAGATTCCACCCTACCAGACTATTACAGAGTGCTTGGGGTATCAATGGAGGCATCTCATGAAGAGATAAAGGCAAGGTTCAGGCAGCTTGCAAAGGAATACCACCCTGACAAGTCAAAGGATGAAAAGAGTGCCGAAAGGTTTGCCGAGATCAATAAGGCATATGAGGTTCTCTCAGACGAAGAGACCAGAAAGGACTATGACAAGTACTACAAGGCATCATTTGGATAATGTATCCATAATGGTCAGGTTTAGCTCAATGCCTGAGCTTTTCTGTACATAGTTTGTCAGATTTGCAATTATTTGCACAGAGTTAGATTCTGGCACAAGTTGGATTTTTGCAAACTCTGTGTTTGGGCCAAGCATTGCCTGCGATAATAACTGAGATATCGAAAAATCGGTGACTAGAATTTTTGCTTTGTATGCAGTAGTGTCAGAAAAATACACTCCCCCCCTAGTAGTAGGCCTGCTAACTGGAACATCAGAAAAAACAATTTCCGAGGATATTGCCATAAAACTTTTGTTTTGGATTATTAAATGTGTGATTTTTTCTTTTTGCGCAACAAGTTTGTCCATTATTTCTTTGTTAATTGCCACAAAACAAAAGAGAATAGAAAAGGTATTGAATCTTTAGAATTCTACGACTCCCAATTACAATACCCTGAATACTACATCAGAATGATTTTGACCTGCTTGCGTGCAAGCCGTGCCTCGAAGTGAGAAATGCCGAATTCCGACTAGAGTTTTTTGTAGATTTTGTTTTTCTGTTACTCCTTCATGAAGAATATTCATAATCGGTGATCTTGTTTTCATCTGACCGAGTTTTGTGCTCAATTACACATAAATCGATTTCAGTGCAAGAACTCCGGCGTGTCCAGGCAAAAAGTAATGTTTGCAAGCCAAAGACGCACACTCCAATACTACATACTGTATTGAAAAGTGCAAATTTGTTATAAAATTTGCAAATTTTATTATAATTTTTACACAAAAAATCTAGCTACAGATTTAAAACTGACTATCCAAGCATACACTAATGCAGCTGTTTGCCAACCCACAGACCTTGCGAAACGAAATTCTAGATCTAGCAGTGTCATGTGGGCTAGATAGTCCCTGCTATAACAAAATGCTGGACTATACCATCAGGCTTTTTGAAACCCAGGGGCTTGGTAAGGAGTACTATGGATACCATAACATCACACATGAGCTAGAGGTAACCTACGTAACCTTGGTTGTTCTAAAATGGAAAAGCATCCTCAACAATATCAGAGAAGAAGACTTCAAGTACATGTATGCCG from Nitrososphaerota archaeon includes:
- a CDS encoding radical SAM protein — translated: MLRDIIVDSKAIDRALAGEELSYNDGLELINSDNQFVVGATADLVRKKLVGNTITFAASYYMNYTNLCAASCQMCAFYRKGDESDAYTLTPQQIEARIAAAKSLGATEVHIVGGFHPSLQLDYYENMMRIIKKNHPDLTIKAFTAAEIFFLSKLTKTSVKEILSRLKSAGLDSMPGGGAEIFHPEIRNQIVRGKCSGQEWLDTIEQAHNLGIKSNVTMLYGHIEKPEHIIDHLIKVRELQKKTGGFITFIPLKFSLDNTELEQKHQVNHESSAIYDLKIISLSRLMLAGHLNNISVYWVALGKKLAQVALSNGGSDLVGTAFSEEIYRAAGKPTHSSVMELATMVKEIGRSPAQRNTFFKVLRTF
- a CDS encoding tetratricopeptide repeat protein: MSEEQLHAAVKLFLAKQFDDAVSLYDQILQKNPDSLDAINNKGYALGKLKKYADAIACYDLGLKLYPNEKTLLVNKISSLRKTKSYDAALEICRQVLNSNPDDNIALYHMERILAAIGNYAESIQCCDRILSSYPQNAEVLFDKAVSLAKTQSFQMTDILAQAISSDQHLKAKAKNHSAFAKYSTDQEFLRIVS
- a CDS encoding J domain-containing protein; translation: MSKFVFLALALLLVPVLGYGQVIMEKPQRGSEEISEYYNPEDVRLAMIGIAIAVIILFLYLARDIILRRKSDYEKKEFDSKKNRDYEKYHSEWNRDDEEYFGEKKSKEAQEFRRMMQDSTLPDYYRVLGVSMEASHEEIKARFRQLAKEYHPDKSKDEKSAERFAEINKAYEVLSDEETRKDYDKYYKASFG
- a CDS encoding ABC transporter substrate-binding protein, which gives rise to MRISVGHTPDSDDAFMFYGMLTGNVPSDDFTIQHVIADIEELNKRALNDELDVTAVSVHACAYLPNHTILRSGGSFGIGYGPIVIAKNDMPQDKLAKSKIAIPGKMTSAFLLLQLMIGKFDFVEMKFSDIPAAVLDGTVDAGLVIHETQLSYESEKLTKILDVGKWWDQSTHLPVPLGTNVMSNRFDRKTIQKFDKYLHDSIVYGLEHQKEALEYSMQYSRGKPEGLIEKFVRMYVNDVTVDMGKEGEQSIKTFFEMAAKKNLIPKFKIQLS
- a CDS encoding tetratricopeptide repeat protein, translated to MSLNLEKILNQASELCHEGEFAEAITLYNKILDSDPDHLDAIIDKGVALQNLGKFKQALKCFEKATRLSPDSVTAVLNKGTALHSLGRFDEAIACYDRALFLDKKCAMALAYKGMSFGEQGKIKEALTCFKNALQIDKDYDIAQISKEIAEKLLKSNQETMRKNS
- a CDS encoding MTH1187 family thiamine-binding protein, which codes for MVTAEISLYPVGTDSPSLSFYIARAIESIGTKIKHQTTPMGTILESDDIQDIFDATKSMTEIIHRLGVKRVEVILKIDSRTDKKQTADDKMKSLDRYLKGA
- a CDS encoding 2OG-Fe(II) oxygenase; this translates as MNLQWNPIEIDYNEIGQNKKTIEKIITGESPALIIRNFYNNDSCKTIAQRVETKTFENNEKIKKIGVSLVSFISRKSEYFVQADALRKTIRDLFSDLEDPRKKIHTALQALFPEKQITIAVENGKKYACGVIRLHELGDFASIHRDNARFEARSFGVSKFPIQLSTVLYIQQSKKGGELVLHKKSWKKSDEKFRNIDFGYSRDVIADCTQSVRIKPNQGDLVIINPIYYHEILPVRANNRITLGLFLAFSRHGDKVVTWS
- a CDS encoding GTP-binding protein — encoded protein: MKYKATEQILKIIKNKENIRNFGVIAHVDHGKTTMSDNLLGYAGIISPQAAGRALALDSMKLEQDRQMTIVQANVTLLFEKQNQEYVVNMIDTPGHIDFTGRVTRSLRAIDGAVVVSDSVEGIMTQTETVTRQALEERVRPVLYINKIDRLIKELRLTPDKMQEWLANIVSTFNGLIDTYAEPEYREKWKVSIQDGSVSFGSAKDRWGFNIDVMKEKGISFKDIYAAYQDGANVDDLAKKAPLAEAVLGMVVKHHPPPHVAQKYRIPKIWKGDLESEIGKAILNCDDNGPAVMMIVNMAMDPAAGPVAIGRLFSGT
- a CDS encoding Lrp/AsnC family transcriptional regulator gives rise to the protein MILDKTDVKILKNLLVDARLSSRQLALKLGMSTVTILTRIKKMEQKKIIKGYTAIIDHEKLGYDLTAIIEIYTKKGKMVEIEQDIASLENVCAVYDVTGESDTVLVAKFKNRDDLSKFVKTLSSKPNVDKTVTNIVLNTVKEDFRLV